One Torulaspora globosa chromosome 5, complete sequence DNA window includes the following coding sequences:
- the DPL1 gene encoding sphinganine-1-phosphate aldolase DPL1 (ancestral locus Anc_5.310), producing the protein MKVDICTGCLSPTWAKNESLIAIYHYGYIYVSSKSWIELFKDLLLVLFALRIFRFVLFNLKVYGMVGCVHNLYRTVAGRLFRWLLKSRFFRASVDAEVSKVTRHMEKELIKNDACLNDFEKLPAVGLPEQSVLNELGLLESKIPHTEWKDGKVSGAVYHGGEDIIHLQSLAFEKFCVANQLHPDVFPAVRKMESEVVSMTLNMFNAPKDTGCGTTSSGGTESLLLACLSAKMYAYHHRGVTEPEIIVPVTAHAGFDKAAYYFGMKIHHAKLDPRTYKVDLSHVRKFINRNTVLLVGSAPNFPHGIMDDIEGLGELASRYKIPLHVDCCLGSFIIAFMEKAGYDNLPAFDFRVAGVTSISCDSHKYGFAPKGSSVIMYRNRDLRMHQYYVSTDWTGGLYGSPTLAGSRPGALVVGCWATMIRMGENGYIESCKEIITAARKLKKAIESEIPGLRILGDPKLSVISFTSDRYDVYELGDRLSARGWHLNALQKPPALHLAVTKPSVASIDDLVATLKELTKELEQEGKSASSADGTSALYGVAGSVKTTGVADRLVIGFLDTLYKLKPTE; encoded by the coding sequence ATGAAAGTCGACATTTGCACCGGTTGCTTATCGCCGACGTGGGCTAAAAATGAGTCACTGATTGCGATATATCACTATGGTTACATCTACGTCAGCTCAAAGTCATGGATAGAGCTTTTTAAAGACCTTCTACTGGTGCTTTTTGCCCTGAGGATCTTCCGGTTCGTGTTATTCAACCTGAAAGTCTACGGCATGGTTGGTTGCGTTCACAATTTGTACCGCACGGTTGCCGGCCGTTTGTTCAGATggcttttgaagagcagatttTTTAGAGCTTCTGTGGATGCGGAAGTCAGTAAAGTTACTCGTCATATGGAAAAAGagttgatcaagaatgaCGCCTGCTTGAACGATTTCGAAAAGTTGCCGGCAGTTGGGCTGCCTGAACAAAGCGTCTTGAATGAGTTAGGGTTGCTCGAAAGCAAAATACCACATACCGAGTGGAAAGATGGAAAAGTTTCGGGAGCAGTATATCATGGCGGAGAGGACATCATTCACTTGCAGAGCTtagcatttgaaaaattttgtGTTGCAAACCAGTTGCACCCTGACGTTTTCCCAGCTGTACGGAAGATGGAGTCCGAGGTCGTTTCCATGACCTTGAACATGTTTAATGCACCCAAGGATACTGGGTGCGGTACTACAAGTTCAGGAGGCACCGAATCGCTGCTTCTAGCCTGCTTGAGTGCCAAGATGTATGCGTACCATCACCGTGGTGTTACAGAGCCCGAGATCATCGTCCCCGTTACCGCTCATGCGGGATTCGATAAAGCGGCTTATTACTTTGGCATGAAGATCCATCACGCTAAGTTAGATCCTAGGACTTACAAAGTTGACTTGAGCCATGTAAGAAAATTTATTAATCGCAATACAGTGTTATTAGTGGGTTCAGCCCCCAATTTCCCACACGGTATTATGGATGACATCGAGGGACTTGGTGAGCTTGCTTCGCGCTACAAAATTCCGCTACATGTCGATTGTTGTCTAGGATCCTTTATTATTGCCTTCATGGAGAAGGCAGGGTATGACAATTTACCGGCTTTTGATTTCCGCGTGGCTGGTGTTACATCAATCTCGTGTGATAGTCACAAATATGGGTTTGCACCAAAGGGTTCGTCTGTTATAATGTATCGTAACCGCGACCTTCGAATGCACCAGTACTACGTCAGCACTGATTGGACTGGCGGTCTATACGGGTCGCCCACGCTGGCTGGGTCAAGACCAGGTGCGTTGGTTGTCGGTTGCTGGGCGACCATGATCAGAATGGGAGAGAACGGTTATATTGaatcttgcaaagaaaTTATCACTGCTGCAAGAAAACTAAAAAAGGCAATAGAATCAGAAATCCCAGGGTTACGGATCTTGGGCGATCCGAAATTGTCAGTGATATCTTTCACTTCTGATAGGTATGATGTCTACGAATTGGGGGACAGGCTGTCAGCTAGAGGTTGGCATTTAAATGCATTACAAAAACCACCTGCTCTCCATTTGGCTGTGACGAAGCCCAGTGTTGCCTCCATCGATGACCTTGTCGCcactttgaaagagcttACTAAGGAGTTGGAGCAGGAGGGAAAGAGCGCATCTTCTGCAGATGGGACAAGCGCGCTATACGGTGTGGCAGGCAGTGTCAAGACCACCGGTGTAGCGGACAGACTCGTCATCGGTTTCCTCGACACGCTCTATAAATTGAAACCAACTGAATGA
- the HDA2 gene encoding Hda2p (ancestral locus Anc_5.311), which translates to MLPSQLVRPVFFTIGILKFLCSVSLLDEVSVDQILYSSRNRRKLSAMSTDGLRQSNVSYLLVDLTSFQKDLVEILISLHASSLKQEIEAADDKINNGDEKMYPQLSAKQMMYIFDSNFRAVANHPCLLVDHYMPRQFLRMEPNENLVNNSDKFRKLQQILCGIIERDRVEFPQVLRICLISHSVRELDLLEGLILGQRVRIKRLSGTSLYDEKHIYVRDDSEGGDACESKDGTPCNDSGANKYTGYSRDDYDYSVKRQKRASTCDDDWLFLTTTAHLINDPSLMEDYDADCIISFDPLLDPSLPALEVLYRRASKQPPIIKFLVADSPDHYILENCTQGGCTPYSELKNSIDHYLRTRHKSRGELCNLDYKEVVKSLLKGEQLTEMLPDVRLSPVATDVDPYQPRMTELNSPGSQLRIDEAVFDMKSYQSELMKRAVGRLRAIQEDCKHNREKLLNRRLEETARQNSLDAIKATIATTFKRFQECEKTANDSEKRLERSQTESDKLEQRVQSLRKTQTELAKLVSLEDSSDIDKALLLYTEKSNIMQAELEALQQTNEDKSKRNNELRSEYQQKSSLAAELAQNLSALRDSDQMLKKEVAGPAPRLNSDALKRRENRLKAELEEHRRRSKFLKAFISKLTSSYDLKLNGDGRSQNSSSSSLNGRASGHGTRSRLTRSNTPTYI; encoded by the coding sequence ATGCTACCTTCTCAGCTTGTTAGACCGGTCTTCTTCACTATTggaattttgaaatttctaTGCAGCGTCAGCCTTCTCGATGAAGTAAGCGTCGATCAAATACTCTACTCGTCGAGAAATAGAAGAAAGCTATCGGCAATGTCGACCGATGGTTTGAGACAGAGTAATGTTTCGTATCTGCTGGTTGATCTCACATCGTTCCAAAAAGACCTGGTCGAAATACTGATCTCTTTACATGCAAGTTCTTTAAAACAGGAAATAGAAGCTGCCGATGACAAAATCAATAACGGGGACGAGAAGATGTATCCGCAGCTGTCAGCAAAGCAGATGATGTATATTTTCGACAGCAATTTTAGAGCAGTTGCCAATCATCCCTGTCTGCTTGTCGACCATTATATGCCAAGGCAGTTTCTGCGCATGGAGCCCAATGAAAACCTCGTCAACAACAGCGATAAGTTCAGaaagctgcagcagattcTGTGTGGAATAATTGAGCGAGATCGGGTGGAATTTCCTCAGGTTCTGAGAATTTGCCTGATTTCCCATAGTGTTCGAGAGCTGGATCTACTTGAAGGTCTGATACTGGGACAACGCGTTAGAATCAAGAGACTGTCGGGCACGTCGCTGTACGATGAGAAGCATATCTATGTAAGGGATGATTCGGAAGGAGGCGATGCGTGTGAGTCCAAGGATGGTACACCTTGCAACGATTCGGGTGCGAACAAGTACACGGGTTACTCGCGAGACGATTATGATTACTCGGTCAAGAGGCAGAAGCGGGCTAGCACCTGTGACGATGATTGGCTCTTCTTGACTACCACTGCACATCTCATCAATGATCCGTCGCTTATGGAAGATTACGACGCCGACTGTATAATAAGCTTTGACCCGCTGCTGGATCCGTCTCTGCCCGCTTTGGAAGTTCTGTACCGTAGGGCTAGCAAGCAACCGCCAATCATTAAATTCCTGGTGGCTGATTCACCTGACCACTACATTTTGGAGAACTGCACTCAGGGCGGCTGCACTCCGTATTCcgaattgaagaattcaatCGACCATTACTTGCGCACCAGACATAAATCTCGTGGTGAGCTTTGCAACCTTGATTATAAGGAGGTGGTGAAATCGCTTCTGAAGGGCGAGCAGCTGACAGAGATGCTTCCTGATGTTCGTTTATCTCCAGTAGCCACAGATGTCGATCCGTATCAGCCGCGCATGACTGAACTGAACTCCCCTGGATCTCAGCTCCGAATAGATGAAGCGGTCTTCGACATGAAATCGTATCAGAGTGAGTTGATGAAACGGGCTGTGGGCAGGTTGCGTGCTATTCAGGAAGATTGTAAGCATAATCGTGAAAAGTTGCTAAACAGAAGACTAGAAGAAACAGCCAGACAAAACAGTCTTGACGCCATCAAGGCAACAATTGCAACAACGTTTAAGAGATTTCAAGAGTGTGAAAAGACAGCGAATGACTCCGAAAAGAGATTGGAGAGATCTCAGACTGAAAGTGATAAATTAGAGCAAAGAGTCCAATCATTGCGGAAGACCCAGACTGAGCTGGCAAAATTGGTCAGTTTAGAGGATTCTTCGGATATCGACAAGGCTTTGCTTCTATACACTGAAAAGAGCAATATTATGCAGGCTGAACTGGAGGCGCTTCAGCAAACTAACGAAGATAAGAGCAAGAGAAACAATGAACTTCGAAGTGAATATCAACAAAAATCGTCCCTAGCAGCTGAGCTCGCACAAAATTTGAGCGCTCTTAGGGACTCAGATCAAATGCTGAAAAAGGAGGTTGCTGGTCCAGCACCTCGATTAAACTCCGACGCCCTGAAGAGGAGAGAGAATCGATTGAAGGCggagctggaagagcaCAGAAGGAGAAGCAAATTTCTCAAAGCCTTTATTTCAAAACTGACTTCGTCGTACGATTTGAAATTAAACGGCGACGGCCGTTCCCAAaactcttcgtcatcttcattaAATGGTAGGGCCTCAGGGCACGGTACAAGGTCCAGGCTTACTCGATCCAATACTCCCACATACATATGA
- the BRL1 gene encoding Brl1p (ancestral locus Anc_5.309): MEQFSSLSLDDKFHREAVCEEDPIGISKLSLSDQTNRITPQVLSKYMPHFPALPSPLRNSFSYVETTNDEMDIDEYDKECVPSDSQEMEEVETKDVNSTTKVTFAVPEVRKKSKPSIDEVSADKAPVAPKEEEMERENGCNAVKKDGTDSTAVIKALLSPTSLGVAAAAKIEGFPLPDSPTAPKEITFEDDCPSIADRKDYQSIDIDSLKQDLRNRSKHQPIQVSINNHHHYYQDPAGYLTMQRCTVPDLQNSKQMQPQLHGGDRYQLPVPWSSEARPLSRGSYMFMSYLQLFLNGITVTAVFTVLTAFFRTLKTDIKSSWEHRRLELAYESSRCKIQYLTNKCNLGGRPALQEKCQAWEQCMNRNNDIFFRARSTLSAKLFGEIVNSFIEPIGWKALLVILMAVVIWCFCSNFLLGFARAKSYYGDASQQTLMRQQRRLKRPLFLTQDGQKHDDPSELSSDLQEL, translated from the coding sequence ATGGAACAGTTTAGCAGTTTGAGTCTCGATGACAAGTTTCATCGGGAAGCTGTATGCGAAGAGGACCCTATTGGTATATCGAAATTAAGCCTTTCTGACCAGACAAATCGAATAACGCCTCAAGTTTTGAGCAAATACATGCCGCATTTCCCTGCACTTCCATCGCCGTTGAGGAATTCTTTTAGTTATGTGGAAACGACgaatgatgaaatggaTATCGACGAATACGATAAAGAATGTGTACCGAGTGATTCGCAAGAGATGGAAGAAGTTGAGACTAAGGATGTCAATAGCACCACCAAAGTGACATTTGCAGTACCCGAggtgaggaagaaaagcaAGCCCAGTATTGACGAAGTGTCGGCGGATAAAGCACCAGTCGCGCCGAAGGAAGAGGAGATGGAGCGAGAAAATGGCTGCAATGCTGTGAAGAAGGATGGTACCGATAGCACAGCTGTGATAAAAGCGTTACTGTCACCGACATCTCTTGGCGTagctgcagcagcaaaaatTGAAGGTTTCCCACTCCCAGACTCGCCTACAGCACCCAAGGAAATCACTTTCGAAGACGATTGTCCTAGCATAGCAGATAGAAAGGACTACCAGTCAATAGATATAGACTCACTCAAACAGGATTTGAGAAATCGCTCTAAACATCAACCAATACAGGTTTCGATCAACAATCACCACCATTACTACCAAGACCCAGCAGGATACCTCACGATGCAACGATGCACAGTCCCAGACCTGCAGAACAGCAAGCAGATGCAGCCGCAACTTCACGGCGGCGACCGATATCAGCTTCCAGTGCCATGGTCGTCCGAGGCAAGACCGCTGTCAAGAGGTTCTTACATGTTCATGTCCTATCTGCAACTGTTCCTGAACGGTATAACCGTCACGGCCGTCTTCACGGTCCTTACGGCTTTCTTCAGAACACTAAAGACAGATATCAAATCTTCCTGGGAACACAGGAGGCTCGAGCTCGCCTATGAATCGTCGCGCTGCAAGATTCAGTACTTAACAAACAAGTGCAACCTCGGAGGGCGGCCTGCTTTGCAGGAAAAATGTCAAGCCTGGGAACAATGCATGAACAGAAACAACGACATCTTTTTCAGAGCAAGATCAACTCTCAGTGCAAAGCTCTTCGGTGAGATTGTCAACTCTTTCATAGAACCCATCGGTTGGAAGGCTTTACTAGTGATACTGATGGCTGTAGTTATCTGGTGCTTCTGTTCCAACTTCCTACTGGGCTTTGCTCGTGCCAAGAGTTATTATGGTGACGCCTCGCAACAGACGCTAATGCGCCAACAACGACGTCTGAAGAGACCGTTGTTTCTCACACAAGATGGCCAGAAGCACGACGACCCATCTGAGCTATCCTCAGACTTACAAGAGCTCTAA
- the SSD1 gene encoding mRNA-binding translational repressor SSD1 (ancestral locus Anc_5.307): MANHGPGSGNRGQANPMYVTTTGGKNNPKQIHVAHRRSQSELTNLMVEQFTLQKQLEMVQAKQQQLWIQQQQLAQQTGQFLGQPGNSNPSGNSGFLPPHPHFNNGNNSPTGNSGYRSRSHSRNNSGFYDNNNSNSGHKKTGSQSSIYGHARRHSIGLNEAKKAAAEEQAKRVAGNVTVKIESSSPTIGSNEGGDQKTFDSQQSYKFPASGSAQSGHRRTNSSNQSSSFKFPATQSQYNQKENDNEGDDFIPTPTGHRRSRSRNNEYSPGINSNWRAQSQSLSQGQGQSQQPSPFNHRTSNSRDFGYNSFNSLEPPAVFQAGHKHRTSNTSVHSFNSQNNPNARKSLFAPYLPQANIPELVQEGRLVTGILRVNKKNRSDAWVSTEGVLDADVYICGSKDRNRALEGDLVAVELLVVDDVWGSKKEKEEKKRRKDASSQHDYISLNSSDDYHNDASATATITSNTTSTGAASSSSSSVVGDESGQLEAKSAGDSEDQSPSKPGVRRKNSLKQRPTQKKNDDVEVEGQSLLLVEEEEINDDFKPLYAGHVIAVLDRIPGQLFSGTLGLLRPSQQSHSDNNKPQQAPKIVWFKPTDKKVPLIAIPTELAPKDFIENADKYADKLFVASIKRWPITSLHPFGILVSELGEINDPDTEIDSILRDSNFLSNEYLDPKNPSLEKASFQALPMADESLQNRRQFVDQETYEIFSIYESSHFSDFAVHVRENIDETGSIELGCHVVDATAYIEENSSLDRRARKRSTAVFMPQKVVDLLPQAVNASLTFAAGKKSATISVVYTLDKKTLKVKSTWIGESTVQPFAPFVVDKLTSASPGSAQANFASILGKIASTFYAERIRMQGAELEVYLPLMASLDDEKVNVDLNILERPLGSTIISEIRTKVDSSVAEKIYTKLGDYSFLRRQVQPVHTKMMSFQKKVQKFGYDIDISSSDALIQSILQIKDEDVRTGVEILLFKTMPRARYFIAGKVDPDQYGHFALNLPLYTHFSAPLRRYADHVVHRQLKTVLSGSPYNEDLESLKITSEYCNFKKDCAYQAQEQAVHLLLCKTINDMGNATGQLLTMATVLQVYESSFDVFIPEFGIEKRVHGDQLPLIKAEFDPANRILELHWQPGVDSATFVPADEKNPKSYRTSIKNKFRSTTAEIAAMEFEKKAKGEPLVSEILTKELSRLGLKVPKLRLPALKDNEDPLDCFLSTAVTSKKNDNCIQEIHELQKVPVLLRAEVGMALPCLSVRALNPFLKKE; the protein is encoded by the coding sequence ATGGCTAACCACGGTCCGGGCTCAGGCAATAGGGGCCAGGCCAATCCCATGTATGTGACTACAACAGGTGGAAAGAACAATCCGAAACAGATTCATGTTGCTCACAGAAGATCTCAAAGTGAATTAACAAATCTGATGGTGGAACAATTTACTTTACAAAAACAGCTGGAGATGGTCCAGGCTaagcagcagcaattgtggatccagcagcagcagttgGCTCAGCAGACTGGACAATTTCTAGGCCAACCGGGCAATAGTAATCCTTCGGGTAACTCAGGATTCTTGCCTCCTCACCCACATTTCAATAATGGCAACAACAGTCCGACAGGAAATTCTGGTTATAGAAGTAGATCACATTCAAGAAATAATTCTGGATTCTACGATAATAATAATAGCAATAGTGGGCACAAGAAAACAGGATCACAATCGAGCATATATGGGCATGCAAGAAGACACTCCATAGGACTGAACGAGGCaaagaaagctgctgcagAGGAACAGGCTAAGAGAGTAGCTGGAAATGTAACTGTGAAGATCGAGTCTTCGTCACCCACGATCGGAAGCAATGAGGGCGGCGATCAGAAAACGTTTGACTCCCAGCAGTCTTACAAGTTTCCGGCATCCGGTTCGGCGCAATCGGGCCACCGTCGTACTAATTCATCGAACCAGTCGTCATCGTTCAAATTTCCTGCTACGCAATCGCAGTACAACCAAAAGGAAAACGACAACGAGGGAGATGATTTTATTCCCACCCCAACAGGGCACCGCCGCTCAAGATCGAGGAATAATGAGTACTCCCCTGGTATTAATTCCAACTGGAGGGCACAGTCACAATCGCTAAGTCAAGGACAAGGCCAAAGTCAACAACCATCTCCGTTTAATCACAGAACTTCCAATTCCAGAGACTTTGGATACAATTCTTTCAACAGTTTGGAGCCCCCAGCGGTTTTCCAGGCAGGTCATAAACATCGCACATCAAATACTTCGGTCCACAGTTTCAACTCACAGAATAACCCAAATGCGAGAAAATCACTGTTTGCCCCTTATTTGCCTCAGGCTAACATCCCGGAATTGGTCCAGGAGGGGCGACTAGTTACCGGGATCCTGCGTgtgaacaagaagaaccGGTCTGATGCTTGGGTGTCTACGGAGGGCGTGCTAGACGCAGATGTCTACATTTGCGGATCAAAAGACCGTAACAGAGCTTTGGAGGGAGATCTAGTGGCCGTCGAATTGTTGGTCGTTGATGATGTGTGGGGTtcgaagaaggagaaggaagaaaagaagagaagaaaggatgCATCAAGCCAGCATGACTACATATCGTTGAACAGCTCTGATGACTACCACAATGATGCAAGCGCTACGGCAACCATAACGTCTAATACTACATCCACTGGCGCCgcttcgtcatcttcttcgtctgtAGTTGGCGATGAAAGTGGTCAGCTGGAAGCAAAATCAGCAGGCGACTCTGAAGATCAATCTCCCTCAAAGCCTGGTGtcagaagaaagaattcttTGAAGCAGCGCCCTACtcagaagaagaacgatGATGTTGAAGTTGAGGGCCAGTCCCTGTTATTggtcgaagaagaagagatcaatgaTGATTTCAAGCCACTTTATGCCGGTCATGTCATCGCTGTGCTAGACAGAATACCTGGTCAACTTTTCAGCGGAACGTTGGGACTATTGAGACCTTCTCAGCAATCTCACAGCGACAACAATAAACCACAGCAAGCACCAAAGATTGTCTGGTTCAAGCCCACGGATAAAAAAGTTCCATTAATTGCAATCCCAACAGAACTTGCACCAAAGgacttcatcgaaaatgctGACAAATATGCAGACAAGCTTTTTGTTGCGTCCATCAAGCGTTGGCCTATTACCTCTTTGCATCCTTTCGGTATCCTGGTATCCGAGCTGGGTGAAATCAATGACCCTGATACGGAGATTGACTCTATTCTCAGAGACAGCAATTTCTTGTCTAATGAATATCTAGATCCAAAGAATCCCTCTTTGGAGAAAGCAAGTTTTCAAGCATTACCAATGGCGGACGAAAGTTTACAGAACAGAAGACAATTTGTTGATCAAGAGACCTATGagatcttctccatctACGAATCCTCACATTTTTCAGACTTTGCTGTTCATGTAAGAGAGAACATCGACGAAACGGGCTCGATTGAACTTGGGTGCCATGTAGTAGATGCAACAGCTTATATCGAAGAAAATTCCTCACTCGACAGAAGGGCTAGAAAAAGATCCACTGCTGTATTCATGCCTCAGAAAGTCGTCGATTTGCTGCCTCAAGCTGTGAACGCATCATTAACTTTTGCTGCTGGCAAAAAGTCAGCGACCATATCAGTTGTCTATACGTTAGACAAGAAGACACTCAAAGTCAAATCTACGTGGATTGGAGAATCCACCGTACAGCCCTTCGCTCCGTTTGTGGTGGATAAGCTGACAAGCGCAAGTCCAGGAAGCGCACAAGCAAATTTTGCTTCAATCCTGGGAAAGATTGCGTCTACATTTTATGCTGAGCGTATAAGGATGCAAGGGGCTGAACTGGAGGTTTATTTGCCATTGATGGCTAGCTTGGACGACGAGAAGGTTAACGTGGATCTAAATATACTCGAAAGACCATTGGGGTCAACAATCATTAGCGAGATTAGGACAAAAGTTGACAGCTCTGTTGCAGAGAAGATATACACAAAGCTGGGAGACTATAGCTTCCTTAGAAGACAGGTTCAGCCAGTGCACACGAAAATGATGTcattccagaagaaagttcaGAAATTCGGCTATGACATTGATATAAGCTCATCTGACGCCCTGATTCAATCGATACTCCAGATcaaggatgaagatgtaAGAACTGGCGTGGAAATATTACTATTCAAAACTATGCCAAGAGCTCGTTACTTTATTGCTGGTAAAGTAGACCCCGACCAATATGGCCATTTCGCATTGAACCTTCCTTTGTATACACATTTCTCTGCTCCCTTGAGAAGATATGCTGATCATGTTGTCCACAGACAACTGAAGACGGTACTTAGCGGCAGCCCATATAACGAGGATCTCgaatctttgaagataACCTCCGAGTACTGcaacttcaagaaggattGCGCCTATCAAGCTCAGGAACAAGCTGTTCATTTGTTGCTTTGTAAGACGATAAACGATATGGGAAATGCTACAGGTCAACTACTGACAATGGCCACGGTATTGCAAGTTTACGAATCTTCTTTCGACGTTTTCATTCCTGAGTTTGGTATTGAGAAAAGAGTACATGGCGATCAGCTACCGTTGATCAAAGCCGAATTTGATCCTGCTAATAGAATCCTGGAGCTTCATTGGCAACCTGGCGTAGACAGTGCTACCTTCGTCcctgctgatgaaaaaaaCCCCAAGTCTTACAGAAcatcgatcaagaacaaattTAGATCCACCACTGCTGAGATTGCAGCGATGGAATTTGAGAAAAAGGCGAAAGGCGAACCTCTAGTAAGTGAAATCTTGACGAAAGAACTGTCCAGGCTTGGTTTGAAGGTCCCCAAATTAAGGCTTCCAGCCCTGAAAGATAATGAAGACCCACTCGACTGCTTCCTCAGTACCGCCGTTACAAGTAAGAAAAATGACAACTGCATTCAGGAGATTCATGAACTACAGAAAGTGCCTGTGCTTCTCAGGGCGGAAGTGGGCATGGCACTCCCTTGTCTTTCTGTGCGTGCCCTAAATCCTTTCTTAAAGAAGGAGTAA
- the PUT2 gene encoding 1-pyrroline-5-carboxylate dehydrogenase (ancestral locus Anc_5.308), which yields MLSRARICQASRQGARFVAQLSTVNIPKQITNEAVKPFGLTDTKDWDLLRASLMKFKSSSLEVPLVINGERRYYNDQTKRGFFAQTNPAHHQQVLATVTQATREDVKDAIQAAKDAKKKWLEMPFYDRAAVFLRAADLVSTKYRYDMLAATMLGQGKNVYQAEIDCITELSDFFRFNVKYAYELYSQQPIESSPGVWNKAEYRPLEGFVYAVTPFNFTAIAANLVGAPALMGNTVVWKPSQTAALSNYLLLTVLEEAGLPKGVVNFVPGNPVEVTEEVLSDRDFAALHFTGSTAVFKQLYGSIQQGVVSGIYRDYPRIVGETGGKNFHLIHPSANLPHAVLSTIRGAFEFQGQKCSATSRVYIPKSRSEEFLKDMAGTLQQHKISPVNTSAGSISGGDLHGFMGPVIHEQSFDKLASAIEEAKQDSELEIVYGGKCDKSSGWFIGPTIIKTTNPSHKFLTTEFFGPILTVYEYPDDQFTQVCQLIDSTSAYGLTGSVFAKDRDAIIQASEALRYSAGNFYINDKCTGAVVAQQWFGGARMSGTNDKAGSGNILNRFVSVRNVKENFYELTDFKYPSNYE from the coding sequence ATGTTATCGAGAGCAAGAATATGTCAAGCTTCACGTCAAGGTGCCAGATTCGTTGCGCAGCTGTCAACTGTGAATATTCCTAAGCAGATTACCAATGAAGCAGTGAAACCGTTCGGTCTTACGGATACAAAGGATTGGGATCTGCTGCGTGcgtctttgatgaaattcaaaaGCTCCTCATTGGAAGTTCCGCTAGTCATCAATGGTGAACGTAGATATTACAATGATCAGACCAAACGCGGGTTCTTTGCACAGACCAATCCAGCACACCATCAGCAAGTGCTTGCTACTGTTACACAGGCTACCAGAGAAGATGTGAAGGATGCCATTCAGGCCGCTAAGGatgcgaagaagaagtggCTAGAAATGCCGTTTTATGACAGAGCCGCGGTGTTTCTGCGCGCCGCTGACCTTGTGTCTACAAAGTATAGGTACGATATGTTGGCAGCCACAATGTTGGGTCAAGGTAAGAACGTCTACCAAGCAGAGATTGATTGTATTACTGAGCTGTCGGattttttcagattcaACGTGAAGTATGCGTACGAACTGTACTCGCAGCAGCCTATAGAATCCAGTCCCGGCGTGTGGAATAAGGCGGAGTACAGACCACTGGAAGGGTTTGTATACGCTGTTACGCCCTTCAATTTCACTGCTATTGCAGCCAATCTGGTCGGTGCACCAGCTTTGATGGGTAACACCGTGGTTTGGAAGCCCTCTCAAACAGCGGCTTTATCGAACTATCTCTTGCTAACCGTTTTAGAAGAGGCAGGGTTGCCAAAGGGCGTGGTCAACTTTGTGCCAGGTAATCCCGTTGAAGTCACTGAAGAAGTTCTAAGCGATAGAGATTTTGCAGCCTTGCATTTCACTGGCTCCACTGCTGTCTTCAAACAACTGTATGGTAGTATCCAGCAGGGCGTCGTCAGCGGCATTTACAGAGATTATCCGAGAATCGTTGGTGAAACAGGTGGTAAGAATTTCCATTTAATCCACCCTTCTGCGAACCTGCCCCATGCGGTGCTATCCACCATCAGAGGTGCATTCGAGTTTCAAGGCCAAAAATGTTCTGCAACCTCTCGAGTCTACATTCCCAAATCAAGAAGCGAAGAGTTTCTAAAGGACATGGCGGGCACCTTGCAACAGCACAAGATCTCGCCAGTAAACACATCTGCAGGTAGCATCAGTGGTGGTGATTTGCACGGTTTCATGGGACCAGTGATCCATGAGCAGAGTTTCGACAAGCTTGCCAGCGCCATCGAGGAGGCCAAGCAAGACtcagagcttgaaattgtCTACGGCGGCAAGTGCGACAAGTCCAGCGGCTGGTTCATTGGTCCAACAATAATCAAGACCACAAACCCCAGCCATAAGTTTCTCACGACCGAGTTCTTCGGCCCCATTTTGACCGTTTACGAATACCCTGACGACCAGTTCACCCAGGTCTGCCAACTGATTGACAGCACCAGCGCCTACGGGCTCACGGGCTCTGTTTTCGCCAAGGATCGCGACGCCATTATTCAAGCCAGCGAAGCCCTAAGGTACAGTGCCGGTAATTTCTACATCAACGACAAGTGCACAGGCGCCGTTGTGGCACAACAGTGGTTCGGCGGTGCCAGAATGAGCGGCACCAACGACAAAGCAGGTAGTGGCAACATCCTAAATAGGTTCGTCAGCGTCAGGAACGTTAAAGAGAACTTCTACGAGCTTACCGATTTCAAGTATCCTTCAAACTACGAGTAA